The following coding sequences are from one Streptomyces sp. NBC_01485 window:
- a CDS encoding helix-turn-helix transcriptional regulator, translating to MSTFSPTPQPTTAADGLGAAPRAGHEAVGRTARSDGGQETPAELRAEALHHATARTLDELPEPSLRLLAAMAVVDQETPLPILAVIADVADPSAALDDLIEAGFVTWFPRGLAQPVGISSPSLRGVVYWNLPASLRRAMHLASAEQVSGVHGLQHALLGAGRSDPGLATRLEDEATRYHQAGDTERAGTLLLWSADVSVDRDEQERRLLIAALWGQLMPTAGWAAALGQRLALLEPSVERNLFLGHLAGREARFEAAQSLFDQARRLVDDRPPAERAAVELAVATLHADTGDLEAEQRVALSLLAQEGLPEEFREWSVWFAADAHGRIHHSVDASLRRLELLAPELAASDDDRPGHVVLRWARGMWLAQSGRPSQAMSDLQWVVRSYDGPVGPVLPLSYALLGYARFQLGDWEAALRDAHEGIRVAAARNDRRYAIPAAALTASISALRGDWHVAAERVDSLARDQRTLGPARYAVFPAMAAATLAHARGEPGRVLAALAPVAAQLGLFSIEQSLWRPLYVEALIDTGRLATAHTALASLRAAVEPGARPTTVMARLEARLAAAEGDLAAAAEQLAGAVEQPADEDSPFGLAQLEHDYGRLLLGTRRRRSAIRWLLSAHGRYVDLGARPFAERCLRQLQEVGAHIPWAATGGVEGDVETADRSPVALTQQEYRITQLAAQGLTNQQIARALFVSAKTIEYHLGNVFAKLGIASRRQLRAELDALNDGRAEKSPTV from the coding sequence GTGAGCACTTTCTCTCCCACCCCGCAGCCCACGACCGCAGCAGACGGCCTCGGCGCGGCGCCACGGGCCGGACATGAGGCGGTCGGACGTACGGCGCGGTCCGATGGAGGACAGGAGACGCCCGCCGAGCTGCGCGCGGAGGCGCTGCACCATGCAACCGCGCGCACGCTCGACGAACTACCCGAGCCGAGTCTGCGTCTGCTGGCGGCGATGGCCGTGGTGGATCAGGAGACCCCGCTGCCGATCCTCGCTGTCATCGCGGACGTGGCCGATCCCAGCGCCGCGCTCGACGACCTGATCGAGGCCGGGTTCGTCACCTGGTTCCCGCGCGGCCTCGCCCAACCGGTCGGCATCAGCTCCCCGTCCTTGCGCGGCGTCGTGTACTGGAACCTGCCCGCATCCCTGCGTCGGGCGATGCACCTCGCCTCGGCCGAGCAGGTCAGCGGCGTCCACGGGCTCCAGCACGCACTGCTCGGCGCCGGCCGGAGCGATCCCGGACTTGCCACGCGGCTGGAGGACGAGGCGACGCGCTATCACCAGGCCGGGGACACGGAACGTGCCGGAACCCTCCTCCTGTGGTCCGCCGACGTCTCGGTGGACAGGGACGAGCAGGAACGAAGGCTGCTCATCGCTGCTCTATGGGGCCAGTTGATGCCCACCGCCGGATGGGCGGCGGCGCTCGGACAACGGCTCGCCCTTCTCGAGCCCAGCGTGGAGCGCAACCTGTTCCTCGGTCATCTGGCCGGGCGCGAGGCGCGGTTCGAGGCCGCACAGTCGCTGTTCGATCAGGCCAGGAGACTCGTCGACGACCGGCCCCCCGCAGAGCGCGCAGCCGTGGAACTCGCGGTCGCGACCCTGCACGCGGACACCGGGGACCTCGAAGCCGAGCAACGGGTCGCGTTGTCCCTGCTGGCGCAGGAGGGACTCCCGGAGGAGTTCAGAGAATGGTCGGTGTGGTTCGCGGCGGACGCGCACGGCAGGATCCACCATTCGGTGGACGCTTCGCTTCGCCGGCTGGAGCTGCTCGCGCCTGAGCTCGCCGCGTCGGATGACGACCGGCCCGGGCACGTGGTCCTGCGGTGGGCGCGCGGCATGTGGCTGGCGCAGAGCGGCAGGCCGAGCCAGGCCATGAGCGATCTCCAGTGGGTTGTGCGCTCGTACGACGGCCCGGTCGGGCCGGTCCTTCCGCTGTCGTACGCCCTGCTCGGCTACGCCCGGTTCCAACTCGGCGACTGGGAAGCGGCGTTGCGCGACGCCCACGAGGGCATACGGGTGGCCGCAGCCCGCAACGACCGGCGTTACGCCATCCCGGCGGCCGCGCTTACGGCGAGTATCAGCGCTCTGCGCGGCGATTGGCACGTGGCCGCCGAGCGGGTGGACTCCCTGGCCAGGGACCAGCGCACACTGGGTCCGGCCCGCTACGCGGTGTTTCCGGCGATGGCCGCGGCGACGCTGGCCCATGCACGCGGGGAGCCCGGCCGCGTGCTGGCAGCACTCGCCCCCGTGGCCGCCCAGCTGGGGTTGTTCTCGATCGAGCAGTCGTTGTGGCGACCCCTGTACGTCGAGGCGCTGATCGACACCGGCCGACTCGCCACGGCGCACACCGCCCTCGCTTCGTTGCGCGCCGCAGTCGAGCCCGGCGCCCGCCCGACGACGGTCATGGCCAGGCTCGAAGCCCGGCTCGCCGCCGCCGAGGGCGACTTGGCCGCCGCGGCCGAGCAGCTGGCCGGCGCGGTCGAGCAACCGGCCGACGAGGACTCGCCGTTCGGCCTCGCCCAGCTCGAACACGACTACGGCAGGCTGCTGCTGGGCACACGGCGACGAAGGTCGGCCATCAGGTGGTTGCTGTCCGCACACGGCCGCTACGTCGATCTCGGTGCGCGGCCGTTCGCGGAACGGTGCCTCAGGCAGCTGCAGGAGGTCGGCGCGCACATCCCCTGGGCCGCAACCGGTGGTGTGGAGGGGGACGTCGAGACGGCCGACCGCTCACCCGTCGCACTGACCCAACAGGAGTACCGCATCACACAGCTCGCCGCGCAGGGCTTGACGAACCAGCAGATCGCACGTGCCCTGTTCGTGAGCGCCAAGACGATCGAATACCACCTGGGAA
- a CDS encoding 2Fe-2S iron-sulfur cluster-binding protein: MTAPASAAPTTGLRFGEGGRCCGACLTPVLAGEPDHRDEVQTDEERAANNRMTICCSRSRSAELVLGL, translated from the coding sequence GTGACGGCACCGGCATCCGCTGCGCCTACCACGGGCCTGCGCTTCGGAGAGGGAGGCCGCTGCTGCGGCGCCTGCCTCACCCCCGTCCTGGCCGGCGAACCCGACCACCGCGACGAGGTCCAGACGGACGAGGAGCGGGCCGCGAACAACCGGATGACCATCTGCTGCTCGCGCTCCCGCAGCGCCGAGCTCGTCCTGGGACTCTGA
- a CDS encoding pyridoxine 5'-phosphate oxidase C-terminal domain-containing protein yields the protein MLARAPSARAEVLPGRQSDHLESSEERERAFRTAPARIESGPALVSPEWMLCTLVPAGIEFWQADRGRLHNRLRYERPDRHSPWERHMLWP from the coding sequence GTGCTCGCGCGTGCGCCCTCCGCCCGCGCCGAAGTGCTGCCGGGCCGCCAGAGCGACCACCTGGAAAGCTCCGAAGAGCGCGAGCGTGCCTTCCGTACGGCGCCGGCTCGCATCGAGTCCGGTCCCGCTCTGGTCAGCCCGGAGTGGATGCTCTGCACCCTCGTCCCGGCCGGGATCGAGTTCTGGCAGGCGGACAGGGGCCGCCTCCACAACCGGCTGCGCTACGAACGCCCCGACCGCCACAGCCCGTGGGAACGCCACATGCTGTGGCCGTAG
- a CDS encoding 3-hydroxybutyryl-CoA dehydrogenase: MTDIPAGDLSRVGVVGCGQMGAGIAEVCARAGLDVKVAETSGEALEIGRTRLLNSLTKAAERGKISTAERDAALARLSFTTDLGEFADRDLVIEAVVENEQVKTEIFQVLDQVVTRPDAILASNTSSIPLVKLAVATSRPDHVVGIHFFNPAPVQQLVELIPALTTSEGTLSRAQLFAEKALGKHAIRAQDRSGFVINALLIPYLLSAIRMFETGIAGREDIDNGMEMGCAHPMGPLKLSDLIGLDTVASIAQSMYDEYKEPLYAAPPLLQRMVDAGRLGRKTGSGFYTY; encoded by the coding sequence GTGACGGACATCCCAGCGGGAGACCTTTCGCGGGTCGGAGTGGTGGGCTGCGGCCAGATGGGGGCGGGCATCGCCGAGGTCTGCGCCCGCGCCGGCCTCGACGTCAAGGTCGCCGAGACCAGCGGCGAGGCCCTGGAGATCGGCCGTACCCGGCTGCTGAACTCCCTGACCAAGGCCGCCGAGCGCGGCAAGATCTCCACGGCGGAGCGGGACGCGGCGCTGGCGCGGCTCAGCTTCACCACGGACCTCGGCGAGTTCGCCGACCGTGACCTGGTCATCGAGGCCGTGGTCGAGAACGAGCAGGTCAAGACCGAGATCTTCCAGGTCCTCGACCAGGTGGTGACCCGCCCGGACGCGATCCTGGCCTCCAACACCTCCTCCATCCCGCTGGTGAAGCTGGCGGTCGCCACGTCGCGGCCCGACCATGTCGTCGGCATCCACTTCTTCAACCCGGCCCCGGTGCAGCAGCTCGTCGAGCTGATCCCGGCGCTGACCACCTCCGAGGGCACGCTGAGCCGGGCGCAGCTGTTCGCCGAGAAGGCGCTCGGCAAGCACGCGATCCGCGCCCAGGACCGCTCCGGCTTCGTCATCAACGCGCTGCTGATCCCGTATCTGCTCTCCGCGATCCGGATGTTCGAGACGGGCATCGCCGGCCGCGAGGACATCGACAACGGCATGGAGATGGGCTGCGCCCACCCGATGGGCCCGCTGAAGCTGTCCGACCTGATCGGCCTGGACACGGTCGCCTCGATCGCGCAGAGCATGTACGACGAGTACAAGGAGCCGCTGTACGCCGCTCCCCCGCTGCTCCAGCGCATGGTGGACGCGGGCCGGCTGGGCCGCAAGACCGGCTCGGGCTTCTACACGTACTAG